The following are encoded together in the Bombus huntii isolate Logan2020A unplaced genomic scaffold, iyBomHunt1.1 ctg00000124.1, whole genome shotgun sequence genome:
- the LOC126877127 gene encoding hematopoietic prostaglandin D synthase-like, giving the protein MSDEHTYKLIYFNARGRAEHIRYIFAYTGIEYTDERIPEELWPEYKDSMPYKKLPVLEIDGKPVAQSNAVARYLARKYDLMGKDEWDAMICDELVDTLGDLKQGE; this is encoded by the exons ATGAGCGACGAACATACCTACAAACTAATCTACTTCAATGCCCGTGGTCGTGCCGAACATATACGGTACATATTTGCATATACTGGCATCGAGTATACCGACGAGAGGATCCCCGAAGAACTCTGGCCTGAATACAAGGATT CAATGCCTTATAAAAAGCTGCCTGTGCTGGAGATAGACGGGAAACCGGTAGCCCAGAGTAACGCTGTGGCGCGATACTTGGCGAGGAAGTACGATCTAATGGGAAAGGACGAATGGGATGCGATGATATGCGACGAGCTCGTCGATACTCTTGGAGATTTGAAGCAAGGTGAGTAA